Proteins encoded together in one Schumannella luteola window:
- a CDS encoding xylulokinase yields the protein MTLVMAYDFGTTSLKAAVVQHGGRIVADADVSYPVSQPEPGWAELAVEMLWDLAAATGRRALETAGLSGDDISTVVFVAPWKGIVPIGARGDVLHPAIIWMDGRATAEAREINERAGFFVGTGQEYWPRLAWLKRHRAKVWERSRLILGLTGYLRWRATGVASVEISDDFVTSGDGPVGDRRRAILAAADLDDDLGRFPAAVASTDIVGRLTLPAATELGLAPGTPVLGGFGDLSAITVGAAPVVDGAAHLYFGTSSWFAALLRPGETVEAPLTFQLAADREAVLFPLQTGCLAYDWIVEQVYGAEKAHLHEAIQELVNEQVAEIPPGSDDLLATHWLTGELPPLSKNAKGVFLNLTTRHDRRHMVRAVMESLCYSHRSSLERFEQQTGRRLDAVRVVGGGASSRVWMQMLADVLGRVVEVPERPRYTGVIGAQFCSVVALGEAADLSSVDRTEQSVTRFDPDPAAHEIYTRLHRIYTGIHPALADLFTELNGPA from the coding sequence ATGACACTGGTCATGGCCTACGACTTCGGCACCACGTCGCTGAAGGCCGCGGTCGTGCAGCACGGCGGCCGCATCGTCGCCGACGCCGACGTGAGCTACCCGGTGTCACAGCCGGAGCCCGGATGGGCCGAGCTCGCCGTCGAGATGCTCTGGGACCTCGCCGCCGCGACGGGTCGGCGGGCGCTCGAGACCGCCGGCCTGAGCGGCGACGACATCAGCACGGTGGTCTTCGTCGCACCGTGGAAGGGAATCGTTCCGATCGGCGCGCGTGGTGACGTGCTGCATCCCGCCATCATCTGGATGGACGGGCGGGCGACGGCCGAAGCCCGCGAGATCAACGAGCGAGCAGGCTTCTTCGTCGGCACCGGGCAGGAGTACTGGCCTCGGCTCGCGTGGCTGAAACGTCACCGGGCGAAGGTCTGGGAACGGTCGCGGCTCATCCTCGGGCTCACCGGCTACCTCCGCTGGCGCGCTACCGGCGTCGCCTCGGTCGAGATCTCCGACGACTTCGTCACCTCCGGCGACGGGCCCGTCGGCGACCGTCGGCGCGCGATCCTGGCAGCGGCGGATCTCGACGACGACCTGGGGCGGTTCCCGGCGGCTGTCGCCTCCACCGATATCGTCGGACGTCTCACGCTGCCCGCCGCGACCGAGCTGGGACTCGCTCCCGGCACGCCGGTGCTCGGCGGCTTCGGCGATCTCTCGGCGATCACCGTCGGCGCCGCCCCCGTCGTCGACGGCGCCGCGCACCTCTACTTCGGCACCTCCTCGTGGTTCGCCGCGCTGCTGCGACCAGGCGAGACCGTGGAGGCGCCGCTCACCTTCCAGCTCGCCGCCGATCGCGAGGCCGTGCTGTTCCCGCTTCAGACCGGCTGCCTCGCCTACGACTGGATCGTCGAGCAGGTGTACGGCGCCGAGAAGGCGCACCTGCACGAGGCCATCCAGGAGCTGGTGAACGAACAGGTGGCCGAGATCCCGCCTGGCTCCGATGACCTGCTCGCGACCCACTGGCTCACCGGCGAGCTGCCGCCGCTCTCGAAGAACGCGAAGGGCGTGTTCCTCAACCTCACGACCCGCCACGACCGGCGTCACATGGTTCGCGCCGTCATGGAGAGCCTCTGCTACTCGCACCGAAGCTCGCTCGAGCGCTTCGAGCAGCAGACGGGCCGCCGCCTCGATGCGGTCCGAGTGGTCGGCGGGGGAGCCTCGAGCCGGGTCTGGATGCAGATGCTCGCCGACGTGCTCGGTCGGGTCGTCGAGGTGCCCGAGAGGCCGCGCTACACCGGCGTCATCGGAGCGCAGTTCTGTTCCGTCGTCGCACTCGGCGAGGCCGCCGACCTCTCGTCAGTGGATCGGACCGAGCAATCGGTGACGCGCTTCGACCCCGACCCGGCGGCGCACGAGATCTACACGCGACTGCATCGCATCTACACCGGCATCCACCCCGCACTCGCCGACCTCTTCACCGAACTGAACGGACCCGCATGA
- a CDS encoding M81 family metallopeptidase, with protein MRVLVAEFRQESNSLSPAVSDLDFWRSGWILEPDEVRAALADQACAMAGIIETLDAAPEVDDIIFGPAMYSQSGGTADQSVMEHFLAGLLPVLHSAGQLDAIVLSLHGALQTTEFDDAEAEVVGRIREVVGEQVVISASTDLHGYISRQLIERIDLICGYRTYPHVDFVETGRRAARLALRALTGQRPWMAWVPVPMMVSASAYNSLAGPFRELLDHAEAMLGIEGVLDCTIYQMQPWLDLPDPHSSVVVVAETEQAARRAALDLAQRLYQARHDFEPRLRSIDETIDLAEDPATPKPVILVDSADSNNAGAPGDSMAVAARLLARGPGVRAATVVVDRAAVHAAFAAGVGARFRMSIGGSVDPRAIAADAEWYVRSLHDGDFVPEGVGSAGDRIELGRAAVLRCGSLDVLVCGTIAGNGDPQLYRAFGIEPLLRDLVVVKANTSFRAGYSAIAGVIAETDTPGAAAPQVRTLPFQRIPRTIYPWLDDPEPRLVAEFAHRSA; from the coding sequence ATGAGGGTCCTCGTCGCCGAGTTCCGTCAGGAGAGCAACTCGCTGAGTCCGGCCGTCTCCGATCTCGACTTCTGGCGCTCAGGGTGGATCCTCGAGCCGGATGAGGTGCGTGCCGCCCTCGCCGATCAGGCGTGCGCGATGGCGGGCATCATCGAGACACTCGATGCGGCGCCCGAGGTCGACGACATCATCTTCGGCCCCGCGATGTACTCCCAGAGCGGGGGCACGGCAGACCAGTCGGTGATGGAGCACTTCCTCGCGGGTCTGCTGCCGGTGCTCCACTCGGCCGGTCAGCTCGACGCGATCGTGCTGTCGCTGCACGGCGCGCTGCAGACGACCGAATTCGACGACGCCGAGGCGGAGGTGGTCGGCCGCATCCGGGAGGTCGTCGGCGAGCAGGTCGTGATCTCCGCCTCGACCGATCTGCACGGCTACATCTCCCGACAGCTGATCGAGCGGATCGACCTGATCTGCGGCTACCGCACCTATCCTCACGTCGACTTCGTCGAAACCGGGCGCCGTGCCGCGCGGCTGGCGTTGCGCGCCCTGACCGGCCAGCGGCCGTGGATGGCGTGGGTGCCGGTGCCGATGATGGTGTCCGCCTCGGCATACAACTCGCTCGCCGGGCCGTTCCGGGAGCTGCTCGATCATGCCGAGGCGATGCTCGGGATCGAGGGCGTGCTCGACTGCACGATCTACCAGATGCAGCCCTGGCTCGACCTGCCCGACCCCCACTCGTCGGTCGTCGTCGTCGCCGAGACCGAGCAGGCAGCGCGCCGCGCCGCGCTCGACCTCGCGCAGCGCCTCTACCAGGCGCGTCACGACTTCGAGCCGCGGCTCAGGTCGATCGACGAGACCATCGACCTCGCCGAGGACCCGGCGACACCGAAACCCGTCATCCTCGTCGACTCCGCCGACTCGAACAACGCCGGCGCGCCCGGCGACAGCATGGCCGTCGCCGCTCGTCTGCTGGCGCGTGGTCCGGGTGTGCGTGCCGCGACCGTGGTGGTCGACCGTGCCGCGGTGCACGCGGCCTTCGCGGCCGGTGTCGGCGCCCGCTTCCGGATGTCCATCGGCGGGTCTGTCGACCCGCGCGCGATAGCGGCGGACGCCGAGTGGTACGTGCGTTCCCTGCATGACGGCGACTTCGTGCCCGAAGGCGTCGGCAGCGCCGGCGACCGCATCGAGCTCGGTCGCGCGGCCGTGCTCCGCTGCGGTTCTCTCGACGTGCTCGTCTGCGGCACGATCGCGGGCAACGGAGACCCTCAGCTCTACCGCGCCTTCGGCATCGAGCCCCTGCTGCGCGACCTCGTGGTGGTGAAGGCCAACACCTCGTTCCGCGCCGGCTACTCCGCGATCGCCGGGGTGATCGCCGAGACCGACACCCCGGGCGCCGCCGCGCCGCAGGTGCGCACGCTGCCGTTCCAGCGCATCCCGCGCACGATCTATCCCTGGCTCGACGACCCCGAGCCGCGTCTCGTCGCTGAGTTCGCGCATCGCTCTGCCTGA
- a CDS encoding NAD(P)/FAD-dependent oxidoreductase, translating to MNDATATTRVAVIGGGVVGTAVLHALAHRGVDAVLIEACDELALAASGTNSGILHTGFDSTAGELETALILRAAELRPAVLAALDVPVLPVGARLQPRAEGDDAVIAALAENAERNGVDVEIRTTDGALLVPGESVTDPVAFSSALAASAVAAGGSVLLDSAVIGIDRRTDGLRVVLRGGRTIDAEVVVNAAGLHADDIAAMVGDTSFEIFPRKGEFFVFELPGASRLDQILLPVPTKRTKGVLVFPTVDGRVIAGPTACDLVDKGDWSVRSEAAAEILPKAIAQFAELEGLEPVFSYAGLRPAGRGSNYVIGSSSAEPRLINVAAIRSTGLTASLGIADHVAGLLPALGVEPGEPRPTVEAGAPRTATPWWQRTAGRLAARA from the coding sequence ATGAACGACGCGACCGCGACCACGCGGGTCGCCGTGATCGGCGGTGGTGTCGTCGGCACCGCCGTGCTGCATGCCCTCGCGCACCGCGGCGTCGACGCGGTCCTCATCGAGGCTTGCGACGAACTGGCGCTCGCCGCGAGCGGAACGAACTCCGGCATCCTCCACACCGGCTTCGACTCGACGGCCGGAGAGCTCGAGACGGCGTTGATCCTCCGAGCGGCGGAGCTGCGGCCGGCGGTGCTGGCCGCGCTCGACGTGCCGGTGCTGCCGGTCGGCGCGCGACTGCAGCCGCGCGCCGAGGGCGACGATGCGGTCATCGCGGCTCTCGCCGAGAACGCGGAGCGCAACGGCGTCGATGTCGAGATCAGGACCACCGACGGTGCGCTGCTCGTGCCGGGCGAATCAGTGACCGACCCCGTCGCGTTCAGCTCGGCGCTGGCCGCCTCGGCCGTCGCCGCCGGCGGGTCGGTTCTGCTCGACAGCGCGGTGATCGGCATCGACAGGCGGACCGACGGGTTGCGGGTCGTGCTCCGAGGTGGGCGGACGATCGATGCCGAGGTCGTCGTCAACGCGGCGGGGCTGCACGCGGATGACATCGCCGCCATGGTCGGCGACACCTCGTTCGAGATCTTCCCGCGCAAGGGCGAATTCTTCGTCTTCGAGCTCCCGGGAGCGAGCCGCCTCGACCAGATCCTGCTGCCGGTGCCGACCAAGCGCACGAAGGGGGTGCTCGTGTTCCCGACGGTCGACGGCCGGGTGATCGCCGGACCCACCGCGTGCGACCTCGTCGACAAGGGCGACTGGTCTGTGCGTTCCGAGGCCGCCGCGGAGATCCTGCCGAAGGCCATCGCGCAGTTCGCCGAGCTCGAGGGCCTCGAGCCGGTCTTCAGCTACGCCGGATTGCGGCCGGCCGGTCGGGGCAGCAACTACGTGATCGGCAGTTCGTCGGCCGAGCCGCGCCTGATCAACGTGGCCGCGATCCGCTCGACGGGACTGACTGCCTCGCTCGGAATCGCCGATCATGTCGCCGGGCTGCTGCCCGCGCTCGGCGTCGAGCCCGGCGAGCCGCGGCCGACCGTCGAGGCCGGAGCCCCGCGCACGGCGACGCCCTGGTGGCAGCGCACCGCCGGTCGTCTGGCTGCGCGCGCGTGA
- a CDS encoding RidA family protein produces the protein MTTDRINISSGSPREPVLGYSRAVRVGDLVVVAGTTSGGVGETAEEQTREIFARIEKALGDAGATLADVIRTRVYLTDFERDFDAVGAVHGELFGDIRPVTATVGTSALAGATTLVEVEVDAYLLRD, from the coding sequence ATGACCACCGACCGCATCAACATCTCCTCCGGATCACCGCGCGAGCCGGTGCTGGGGTACTCGCGGGCCGTCCGCGTCGGCGACCTCGTCGTCGTCGCCGGAACCACCTCGGGTGGGGTGGGCGAGACCGCCGAAGAGCAGACCCGCGAGATCTTCGCGCGCATCGAGAAGGCCCTGGGCGACGCCGGTGCGACGCTCGCCGACGTCATCCGCACTCGGGTCTACCTGACCGACTTCGAGCGCGATTTCGACGCTGTCGGCGCCGTGCACGGCGAGCTGTTCGGCGACATCCGTCCGGTCACGGCGACCGTCGGGACCTCGGCGCTGGCCGGCGCGACGACGCTCGTCGAGGTCGAGGTGGACGCCTACCTCCTCCGCGACTGA
- a CDS encoding MGH1-like glycoside hydrolase domain-containing protein: MAGQQRRRGRREAVVFIAAAVIIGLTVDGPLGSSMSETAHASADERTSFATSGVDIDEMLARPLEPGVPVGYSEDLFALYSPGWGFDTDSISRTGIAANHRMPVTVSSSGATIPVGSATARPSQVTSESGEARVSRNLVTPDTAVSASYTSVWDQLSQVNDGVVSYGETPRNRWSNWASPLRTGEEWIVVELPQVPVISSVEALVYADSGDTQAPAALGVDVWTGAWTAVTSLSAMPASPASGENTLSFEPVTTARVRVRLTPQPGRAVSLTEIRVNEHAADSGRIPLRVAGRKYISDRNIASVVLDLSNTGEAPLDAAISASSPSAGNVDGVTRVGTGSGFQTVLGGEGFVPDSAAGIARSITLAPGASVRVRIGLAFGESRAAAVSDLESFFADADPGATQKRTFLAWFSDNVPYFDAPDPEFLRTYYFRWVTYRNHLRKTQDGSYIVSEFLPNVSWATKDNAIAAGAGHHLYEGRWVRDPKYLDDYETFWFSGVDQGPYSEWFADAYNARHEVLGNDQLLVDHDLLAALVSNFEDWENGSKDGTGLYSIADNPDAMENSISGFGPNYRPTINSYEYGDAVAIADIASRLGETAIAARFQATAAAIKQAVQGQLWDADDDFFKVRVKSTGQLAGVREQLGYIPWYFGLPDDDAEHASAWSQIMDPQGFFAPYGPTTAERRDPGFQQRTVNVDCEWNGPSWPFATSQTLTGMSRLLHDYHQDAVDRDDYFTLLKNYSSSQRRSGYPWIAEDLHADTGQWIADFPRSPNYNHSTFADLIITGLVGLQPSSGDELTIDPLLPAGTWDHFALENVSYHGHNVSVIWDADGSHYAQRTGLRLYLDGRLSASRAELGGLTADLRAPYAPTATATGGDGSARVDVEPGMPATPGRFEVAYGTSLQDLSSTTSMSGHSSEVRGLQNGMTYYFRARQLIDGAPSPWSIAVTAVPMAGAAPPIQGRDPGGSNTASASDPGSRLATTGLDGAAALGLAALMTSTGVALFIAGRRRAAIRG; this comes from the coding sequence ATGGCAGGACAGCAACGACGACGTGGACGCCGCGAGGCGGTGGTGTTCATCGCCGCCGCCGTGATCATCGGGCTGACCGTCGACGGACCGTTGGGGAGTTCGATGAGTGAGACTGCGCACGCCAGCGCCGACGAGCGGACGTCGTTCGCGACGAGCGGCGTCGATATCGACGAGATGCTCGCGCGGCCGCTCGAGCCCGGGGTTCCGGTCGGCTACAGCGAGGACCTGTTCGCGCTGTACTCGCCCGGGTGGGGTTTCGACACCGATTCGATCAGTCGCACCGGCATCGCGGCGAACCATCGCATGCCGGTGACGGTGTCGTCCTCAGGGGCGACGATCCCCGTCGGGTCGGCGACAGCTCGCCCGAGTCAGGTGACCTCAGAGAGCGGCGAAGCGCGCGTCTCGCGAAATCTGGTGACGCCCGACACCGCGGTATCGGCGTCGTACACGAGCGTGTGGGACCAGCTCAGCCAGGTGAATGACGGCGTCGTGTCCTACGGAGAGACGCCCCGCAACCGCTGGTCGAACTGGGCGAGTCCACTGCGGACAGGAGAGGAGTGGATCGTCGTCGAACTGCCCCAGGTGCCGGTCATCTCGTCCGTGGAGGCGCTGGTCTACGCGGATTCCGGAGACACCCAGGCGCCGGCCGCGCTCGGGGTCGACGTCTGGACCGGTGCGTGGACCGCGGTGACGAGCCTGTCGGCGATGCCCGCCTCCCCTGCCAGCGGCGAGAACACCCTGAGCTTCGAACCGGTCACGACCGCGCGAGTGCGCGTGCGCCTGACCCCTCAGCCGGGGCGAGCGGTCAGTCTGACCGAGATCCGCGTGAACGAGCATGCGGCGGATTCCGGGCGGATCCCGCTGCGGGTCGCGGGGCGGAAGTACATCTCCGACAGGAACATCGCCTCGGTCGTCCTCGACCTCAGCAACACCGGGGAGGCGCCGCTGGACGCTGCGATCTCCGCGTCCAGCCCATCAGCGGGGAACGTCGACGGGGTGACGCGGGTCGGCACAGGCAGCGGCTTCCAGACCGTGCTCGGCGGCGAGGGCTTCGTCCCTGACTCCGCTGCCGGCATCGCCCGATCCATCACGCTCGCTCCGGGAGCATCGGTGCGCGTGCGGATCGGGTTGGCCTTCGGAGAGAGCCGCGCCGCCGCCGTCAGCGACCTGGAGAGCTTCTTCGCTGATGCAGACCCGGGCGCGACACAGAAGCGCACATTCCTCGCCTGGTTCTCTGACAACGTGCCCTACTTCGATGCACCCGATCCGGAGTTCCTGCGTACGTACTACTTCCGGTGGGTCACTTACCGGAACCACCTCCGCAAGACGCAGGACGGTTCGTACATCGTCAGCGAGTTCCTGCCGAACGTCTCCTGGGCGACGAAGGACAATGCGATCGCGGCCGGCGCCGGGCACCATCTCTACGAGGGGCGATGGGTTCGCGACCCGAAGTACCTCGATGACTACGAGACCTTCTGGTTCAGCGGCGTCGACCAGGGCCCGTACTCCGAATGGTTCGCCGACGCCTACAACGCGCGCCACGAGGTGCTGGGCAACGACCAGCTGCTGGTCGATCACGACCTCCTCGCGGCGCTCGTCAGCAACTTCGAGGACTGGGAGAACGGCAGCAAGGACGGCACCGGTCTCTACTCGATCGCCGACAACCCCGACGCCATGGAGAACTCCATCTCCGGGTTCGGCCCGAACTACCGCCCGACGATCAACAGCTACGAATACGGCGACGCGGTCGCCATCGCCGACATCGCCTCCCGGTTGGGCGAGACAGCGATCGCCGCGCGATTCCAAGCCACAGCGGCCGCGATCAAGCAGGCCGTGCAGGGCCAGCTCTGGGATGCCGACGACGACTTCTTCAAAGTCAGGGTCAAGTCCACCGGACAGCTGGCGGGCGTGCGCGAGCAGCTCGGTTACATCCCCTGGTACTTCGGCCTCCCCGACGACGACGCCGAGCACGCCTCGGCCTGGTCGCAGATCATGGATCCGCAGGGCTTCTTCGCTCCCTACGGTCCGACCACGGCCGAACGCCGCGACCCGGGATTCCAGCAGCGCACCGTGAACGTCGACTGCGAATGGAACGGCCCGTCATGGCCGTTCGCCACCTCGCAGACGCTCACGGGGATGTCGCGGCTCCTCCACGACTACCACCAGGACGCCGTCGACCGCGACGACTACTTCACCCTGCTGAAGAACTACTCATCGTCGCAACGGCGAAGCGGGTATCCGTGGATCGCCGAAGATCTGCACGCTGACACGGGTCAGTGGATCGCTGATTTCCCGCGGAGCCCCAACTACAACCACTCCACCTTCGCCGATCTCATCATCACCGGACTCGTCGGCCTGCAGCCGTCGTCGGGTGACGAGCTGACGATCGACCCGCTGCTGCCCGCCGGCACCTGGGACCACTTCGCACTCGAGAACGTGAGCTACCACGGCCACAACGTCTCGGTGATCTGGGATGCGGACGGGTCGCACTACGCCCAGAGAACGGGACTGCGGTTGTACCTCGACGGGCGCCTCAGCGCGAGCCGGGCCGAGCTCGGCGGGCTCACCGCCGACCTCCGTGCTCCGTACGCCCCGACCGCGACCGCCACCGGCGGCGACGGGTCGGCTCGGGTCGATGTCGAACCTGGCATGCCGGCGACGCCCGGACGCTTCGAAGTCGCCTACGGCACCTCGCTACAGGACCTGAGCTCGACGACGTCGATGTCGGGGCACTCCTCCGAGGTGCGCGGACTGCAGAACGGGATGACGTACTACTTCCGGGCCCGTCAGCTCATCGACGGCGCTCCATCTCCGTGGTCGATTGCGGTGACCGCGGTTCCGATGGCTGGGGCGGCACCGCCAATCCAGGGTCGCGACCCAGGCGGATCGAACACGGCGAGCGCCTCCGATCCTGGCTCCCGGCTGGCGACGACGGGACTGGATGGCGCGGCCGCACTGGGACTGGCCGCGCTCATGACATCGACGGGTGTCGCGCTCTTCATCGCAGGCAGAAGGCGAGCGGCGATCCGCGGGTGA
- a CDS encoding GH1 family beta-glucosidase, producing MTTVDPASFPPEFQFGVATSAYQIEGAWDADGKGPSIWDTFSQTPGKVHGDIAGDVACDSYHRYRDDIRLMSQLGVDSHRLSLSWPRLLPDGTGRVNPAGVDYYDRVIDELLEAGIRPNVTLYHWDLPQALEDRGGWPNRDVADWFAEYAHLAFDRFGDRVQRWATLNEPIALWVGYALGGFAPGRRDERAGRQAMHNALLAHGRGVQAFRDAGSPGEIGIVLDVWKRHPATPSAADRALADEGDDDGFRFFLDALRGGGYSWRIRERLTSAGTLPDIRDGDQELIEQPIDYLGLNVYSRIVVDSRAGDATASPASEPDQERHHGGNFLDNGLEFYPRSVYDALEMVREDYGWTGPVFITENGMADGPRADRDPLDDTERIDYVSGFLSWIARAIADGHDVRGYYLWSLMDNYEWSAGFSARYGIAAVDPVTLDRIPKKSAHWYRDLIAAHRAAHAGR from the coding sequence ATGACAACCGTCGACCCGGCGTCGTTCCCCCCGGAGTTCCAATTCGGCGTCGCCACCAGCGCCTACCAGATCGAGGGCGCGTGGGACGCTGACGGCAAGGGCCCGTCGATCTGGGACACCTTCAGCCAGACGCCCGGGAAAGTGCATGGCGACATCGCCGGCGACGTCGCCTGCGACTCATACCACCGCTACCGCGATGACATCCGACTGATGTCGCAGCTCGGCGTCGACAGTCACCGTCTCTCGCTGAGCTGGCCGCGGCTGCTGCCGGACGGCACCGGTCGGGTCAACCCGGCGGGTGTCGACTACTACGACCGAGTCATCGACGAACTTCTCGAGGCCGGCATCCGCCCGAACGTGACCCTGTACCACTGGGACCTGCCTCAGGCTCTCGAGGACCGCGGCGGCTGGCCGAATCGCGATGTCGCCGACTGGTTCGCCGAGTATGCGCATCTCGCCTTTGACCGTTTCGGCGATCGGGTACAGCGCTGGGCGACCCTCAATGAGCCGATCGCACTCTGGGTCGGCTACGCCCTCGGCGGCTTCGCCCCGGGCCGGCGAGACGAGCGCGCCGGTCGCCAGGCGATGCACAACGCCCTGCTCGCGCACGGTCGCGGTGTGCAGGCGTTCCGGGATGCCGGCTCGCCGGGCGAGATCGGGATCGTGCTCGACGTGTGGAAGCGCCATCCGGCTACCCCATCGGCCGCCGATCGCGCGCTGGCCGACGAAGGAGACGACGATGGATTCCGCTTCTTCCTCGATGCGCTGCGCGGCGGCGGATACAGCTGGCGCATCAGGGAGCGGCTCACGAGCGCGGGCACCCTCCCCGACATCCGCGATGGTGATCAGGAGCTGATCGAGCAGCCGATCGACTACCTCGGACTCAACGTGTATTCGCGGATCGTCGTCGACTCGCGCGCCGGGGACGCAACGGCTTCTCCGGCGAGCGAACCCGACCAGGAACGTCATCACGGCGGGAACTTCCTGGACAACGGGCTCGAGTTCTACCCGCGATCCGTCTACGACGCTCTGGAGATGGTGCGCGAGGACTACGGATGGACCGGTCCGGTCTTCATCACCGAGAACGGCATGGCCGACGGGCCGAGAGCGGATCGTGACCCGCTCGACGACACGGAGCGCATCGACTACGTCTCGGGCTTCCTCTCGTGGATCGCCCGCGCGATCGCGGACGGCCACGACGTGCGCGGCTACTACCTGTGGTCGCTCATGGACAACTACGAATGGTCGGCGGGGTTCAGCGCCCGGTACGGGATCGCCGCCGTCGACCCTGTGACGCTCGACCGGATCCCGAAGAAATCGGCTCACTGGTATCGCGATCTCATCGCTGCGCACCGCGCCGCCCACGCAGGGCGCTGA